The Balaenoptera acutorostrata chromosome 11, mBalAcu1.1, whole genome shotgun sequence genome segment ccaccccccagccccaccccaccccaccccaccccgagcTGGCGTCTCCCTGTCTTTCCCTCTCTCCGCAGTTTCATCGAGAGAAGTCTGGCTCTTCCTGACAGATGACTGCACCACGGCCTGGTCACCAGGCCCTCCTTTCGCCCTGCCCACTAGAAATGTTGTCTTGGGCTGGTCTGCAGCGATCCTGCCTAAGAAGGTGAAACCCAGGTGGCGAGCGTGGTAGCCCCCTTTTGGAATCAGTGGGCTGCCGGGACCTAGGAATAGGTGGAGAAGCCAGCAGGAGAAAATGAGGCTGATCCTGAAGGAACAGTGCCCCGCCATTCCTGGGCCCGTCCCAGGGCAGCTGCCCTCCCTGGAATTGAGCCTGTCTTCCACTCAGCACAGCCCGGAGTCCAGCTCCCTGACCTGATTCCCGGCCGGCCTTTGTGAGCGGCTGTGGAGGCCGCAGCATCTCCGCCCTTGCTTGCTTCTCAGTATCCACGTTCTTAGAGGTGAGGTGGGGcaggccctccctccctctcctttctcactAAAAGTAGCTGTTCTAGGCCTTTCACCCTCTCTCGGGAACTAAGAGCACCCCCCGGGGCTTCTGCTCACCCTAACCACCGTCTCGCTCTGAGTTGCTAAGAACTGTTCCCCGCTCCCACCCGCTGGCCGCACTTCTTCCCGCAGGCCCGTCCCTAAGCGGCTCCTGGCCCTGCAGCGGGATCAGCTTCCTGGCTCGGCTCCAGGTCCTCCCAGGCaggggcccctccctccctctccagcaCCACCGGAGGAGCCCACGCCAAGCCTCCTCTTCCCCTGACATCAGCAATTACGCCGAGGGCTATCAGGCTCTCAGCGAGGCTATTTTTAGCGACCCCGTCTGTCACTGAGACATGTTTTCCTGTGTGGAaatgtccctccctctgctggcCCCTGCTGACCGCACCTCTCCCTGACCCCGCCGCCTGAGACCCGGCCTGGAGGGACATAATCTGCGTTTTGTGCCGCTGTGGTCTCTTAATTAAAAGGGCGCTGTTGGTTTATGCTCGGTTCTTGCGTCATACTTCTTTATTGACTCACGTACTGTTTCGCTGCAAAGCGTCTCTAGGGAAAAGGCACACGTGCTGGCGAAGGGGGTGGGTGAGGCCCAGGCAGAGAGCGGCCCCCGAAGCAGCTCCAGGTGACAGAGCTGGACGGTCCTCCGCGACCCCGTCCCTCCCGGGGGCCTGTCCGTGGTGAAGGCGGAGCGAGCCCCTAGGACTCCCAGTCATCCTCGTCCTCCTCGCCCGGGGCCGGCTGCAGGGGCGGCAGAGGCGGGATGGAGTCCGACATGCGGGCAAAGGCCCCTCCCGGCCCCTCGCTGGCCCCCGGCCCGGGTCCTTTCCCGGAGATACCTGCGAGGGCAAAGGTGAAAGGTGAGGGGCTGGTTTGGGGCACCAGTCCACCCGGGCTCTGGAGACTTGAAACAGTGAGAAAAAAGGATGTGGACGACCTCAGCCAGGGAGGCAGCCGGCGTCCTGCTTCCTACCTTTGCGCCTCATGGCCAGCTTATTGAAGAGATCCGACATCAGGTCTCCACCTTGGCTGGTGGCTCTCACTGCAATAGGAAAGCCATGGGGAGAAGATGAAGGGACCAAGGGTGGACCAGATCGAGCCTGCCTAACACCCGCAGGGCTCCATCAGTGTCCTCTGTGCTGTCAACGCACCCGGCCCCTCCGCGGCCACGTGTCACCACAGCTCTTGGAGCTTTGGTCAGTGCTCATAAGAACACAGGTAACCTCTGAGCAGCAAGAGTCACAGCTACCCTGGGAGACAAGGGCAGACGAGCAGCCTCGCTGGACAGATGAGGAATCTGGCCCAGAGAAATGAGGCAATTTGCTTGGGGTCACAGTGCAAAGCTCagaagcagagctgggactcgAAACTCAGAACCGGACTCCCAGGGCATTGCTGCTTTGGGCCCAGGTGTGGTATTTATATCAGCGATGGGGATTCCCAGCTGACGTAATCCAGAGTCTCAGAGGCCTAGAGAAGCAGGACTTAGCCAGGTCTCCGTCCCTAAAAATATCCCAGGTCCCTGACCGTTTCCTGGACAACTGGCAGAGTCTAAGAAGGCTCTTGCAGTTCGAGTGGCCGAGGCTCTGCCCCCTACAGGCGTAGAGAGGAAAGTTCCACCAAGCAGGCCCCAAGAGCAGGAAGGAGCCCGTGGCCCGGGCAGGAGGACGGCCACCGGGGCAGCCCGCAGGCCCCTGGGGACAGCAGGGCCGAGAGCCCCTCCTGCAGTGGGTCCGGCCCCACCTTGCTCCTGCTGCTTCTGCTTCTTCTTCTCCAGCTTGCGCTCCTTGACGCTGCGGAGCTTGGCCTTGCCGATGCCCCCGGCCTGGCGGATGGACTCCAGCAGAGTGGCCCGGCCACTGGAGGGCTCCACCACTTCCTTGGGCGCTCCCTGGACTGGGGTGGGAAGGGTGCAAGGAAGAGAGGCTGCTCAGGCAGGGCCTGGCCGTGCGGCCCAGAGGCGGCCCTGGGCGGTGTCTGAGGAAGGGCTCTTCCTCGGCGAGGCGGCAGTGGTGAGGTGGCGCCTCGGGACACTAGGGGCCTGGACGCTGCCTGCATCCGCCCGGGCTTGGCCGGTCCgtctccagccccacctgcttTAGGTGCCACGCTGCACAGGTGGACCCTGGGAATCACCAGTGTGCTGAGTGTCTGAACTTAACACAGGAGCCAACAGGGGATTTCTGTGCCACTTCTGGGTGCTGGAGATGGACCGGGAGATACAGGAGTAAAACTGAAATCCTATAACTTAAGGGCCACGTGGGTACTTTGTTGCTGTAGTTTTCCATGTCTATTAGTTGCCCCCTTTTCCCCGTTGGTTTAAGGGGGAATGGGGGGCCCACGGCTCCCCCTGTCCAGGCTCCACAGACACGGTTTGAAACTGCTATGTTATGAACCCAGTAGAACAAGATTTTGAAATTAGAACTACTCTGAAAATCTAGCATTTATGACCACTTAACTAAGCTACAGAAAATCCTTCAGGGACCCAGAGATGAGGGGCACCCTCAGAGGAAGCAGAGCCCCCTCCACGCCCCGCGGGCCCCGTGCCGCTGCTACCTGAAGGAGACACGCCACCGCTGTCATCCTCCCTGGCTGGCTGGCCCAGCGGGGCCACGGTCTGGGCTGGGGGCGGAGGTGGGAGGGCGCTGACCAGCAGGGCCGgagctggcggcggcggcggcggcggcgggggtaCTGCCAGCACCCCATCTTCTAGGTGGGAAAAGCGTGAGAAGGTGCCTGCGGAAGAAAGTGGCCAAGCAGGGGTGCTCCCGCCCAAGTCCGTTCCCAGCTCTCGGCTCACCGGGCTTGAAAGGCTCAGCCACCTCCGTGTGGAAGGCAGGCAGCTCTGGAATGGTGCCAGGGGCCGACGGGGCAATGCCGGGGCCGAGATCCGCACTGTACATGAGGTCGTCGGCCACGCCCGGCAGGTCGGGCAGGTAGGACGGCACATCGATCTCAGGCACTTGGCCCAGGTCGGGCACATAGAAGTAGTTCTCTGGGACCTGTGGGATTGGGGGATGTGGCGGGCCTCGGGCAGCCAGCGGCCTCGCGCGTGCCCACTACAGCCGGCCGGGGTGAGGGGCTCGGCAGACCCTCGCGCGTGCCCACTACAGCCGGCCGGGGTGAGGGGCTCGGCAGACCCTCGCGCGTGCCCACTACAGCCGGCCGGGGTGAGGGCTCGGCAGGACCAcgcctccccccttcccctcccccacccgagCAGCTCTTCTCTCCACCTGCCGCTCCAGCTGCTCTCTCTTGCTGATGGACAACGGTGCATCGAACAGCTTCTCCTCCGTCTCCGCCCCCAGCATCACATGGGTCTTTGTTACGGCACCAGCCAGCGGGTCCAGGAAGACATACTTTTTGTACCTACAGAGGAGGGGTGGAGATCAGGCAATCCGGCCTCTGTTCTAGACCCGTGGTCTGGACCACCTTTCCTTCTTCATCGGGGTCACAGTTAGTTTGTACCACGGCCTCCCAGGCCTTACCAGACAAAACCAGCTGGTCAGGAGCCTCCTGGCTCCCGGGTTGCAGACTTCTGCTGCAGCCAAGTCTGGTGCCCCTGGCCCCCCCGGCACCCCCACCAAGCCAGGCCaaccccgcccccggccccgccccgcccttaCAGGTTCTCCGTGGTGTTGAAGAGCAGCAAGGAGCTGACAGAGCTGATATTGCTGGGGagaccccccagcccctcctcggCCTCATCTTCAGGTTCCGGCTTGGTGCTCACACACACGGGGAAGTACTTCAGCTTCTCCTGGGGTGGGGCGACGGGAAATGACCGAGGGACGGTGGTTTCAGCGCCAGGCCAGAGCAACCTCCCCCACCGCAGTCAGACTCCTCCTGGGGGACAGAACCCTGGGAtgggcctcagttcctccccAGTGCCCAGGTCACCCCCGTCAGACCTGTAGGGCTAGCTCGTCCAGGGGACGGTGCTTGCTCTGGACCCTGTGGCGGGCACGCCTCTGCAGGCCAGGGTCCTGGGCCCCCGTGAAGATGGAGCTGTACTCCTGCAGGCGCTCCGGAGCAGGGTACTTGGCACTGGAGAACACCTGTGTACACGGGGAGTCTGAGCACTTCCTCAGGGGGCCTGAGGAGCTCCAGACATCCTAGGTGTGGGCGGGGGGAGGCATCCTGGGCAGGAGGAAAGCTTGCCgtgtggctggagcagggagCTGGCAGCCTCAGAggcatggggagaggggagggaatggGATTTCTGGGACTGCCGACCAGCCAGAGGGACAGGGCCACGCACGCTACCTTGATGGCTTTCTTGCTGCCCTTGATCTTCTCAATCTTGGCCTGGGCCAAGGAGACCCTCTTCCCAATGGCCTGCAGCTGGCTCCGGCTGAGCTCTACTCGCTGGGAGATCCTGCCACCGGAAACAAAGGTCACAGGGGTCACAGGGGCTGAAGGCTGCTCCCCAAGCTCCTGCAGCCTCCTGCAACCCTTCTGCTTTTAACGGCAAACCTGTGAAGCCAGGGGCTCGGGTAAGGGCTCTTGACTAAATTCTTGTTTGTGTTTGCGTGTGTTTGTTCTGGCGGTGCCCCAAAACAAGGCAcgcggcatcttagttccccgaccagggatcgaacctgcatcccctgcagtgggagcacagagtcctaaccactggaccgccatggaGGTCCTCGGATGAGGGCTCTTAAAACACAGCAATACCTGCTGTCAGGCCTGATCTTAGAACTGCCCAGGTGACCTCTACCAGGACCATCCAACCTGAAGCGTCTAGCAACGGACTGTATTAAGTTCCTTGGAGCTCTGGGTAGGGATGGGCAATCACCTTGGCCCCAAGTTGGCACCTGTACGTGCCACCTGAAGGGACGTGGTTCCTGCCTGCCGGGGTTCTCAGCCTCAGGCCCAGGTGAGCAGAGGCAGAATCCGTTATGACTTACATGGAGGAAACCAGAGCTCAGCAAGGCTGAGTGACAGGCAAGGCTGGGACTGAATTCAAGTCCTGGAGCTGTCCACAAGGAACTGCCCGGCACAGCTTTTGGTAAATCCAAGTCCCCACCGGGGTTCTCATGGTTGTGGTCGGGCTGCCTAGGGGCTgccactgccccctccccggATTACGGCGCCCTGCTACATTCCCTGAACACGCCACACATCGCCTTGTCGTGTGGCCTCTGCCGTCTCCTTGGATACCCACATGGCTGGTCCCTCACTTCACTGAGCGCCTCGCCGAAGCCTCCCCGACCACGGAATCTAAAGCTGCACCTACCACTTTCCGACCCCCAGCCGATTCTTCCGTTACACAGAGCCACCTGTCACCATGCGTCTCCTGTGCACTCCTAGGCTGAGGGCTTTGCTCCCCGCTGGGTTCCCAGAGCCTGGAACAGCGCCTGGCACCTGCAGGCCTCCCTCTGCAGTTACTGAATGGCTAACACCACGCGCCCCAAAGGTAAACGCACACGAGCCTCACTCGCGTTATTCAGCAACACGAGGTACTCCTCACCGCACGGGGACTCCGGCTCCCCTGCCAGGGCGTCCTGCGCCTGAGCGCTCCCCTACCTCCAGGGACACCTGCCCGTGGCCACCGTGTTCCATGACCACAGCGGGGGTCACATCTCCACGTTCACCAGGCAGGAGTGAGCACACAGCGAGGCACGAGAGACGAGGCAGAGTTGCAAGCTCAGCTCCCGGGGAATGGCCAGAGGACACAGTGAGTGGATGGCTGAGGAGCGCCGCGGTCCCTGGGATCAGAGACCACGCGGCCAGGGAACTCTAGGATTTCTTTAACGGTTGAAGCGAATAGTCAAGACTCTGGCCCAACCTTCTTAAACCACCCCCACCAACTTTAGAAGGTTTTAGCCCCCAGAGAACACACCTCATCGGCCAGCTTCACAACCCAGGGGTCTCCACCCCTGATGAAGTCTCCTTGGTTACTCCCGGCCCCTCGTGTGCAAGGGCTCGGGGATGCAGGGGCTGGCCTACGAGCAGGGACCCAAACCAGCTTAGTTTTCCTTGACAGGCTGGTCTGAGCGGGGCAGCAAGGCAGACAGAGAACAAGAGGCACGGTTTCCTTCCGGGAGAGATGCAGAACCAGCAATCTGTCCGAGTCCCAGCTTTCCGGCAGGGAGACCCGTCTCCCTGCTTGCACGCAGGCCAGCTCCTGCGGCTCCAGGCTCAGCCCTACGCTGCCCGAGGCTGAAGCAACCTCACAGTTATGTAACCGCTCCACTCAAAGGTGGCATGGAGGGTGGGAGCGACGTCGGAACTGGAGCCAGACACAGCCGGCTCTCTCTGGGTCTTCCATCTGATTTCTCCAAGTTACAAACATCAAGCTTAACAATGAATCCGGGCAAATTTCCGGAATGGGTTATTAAATAGAGGGTCGTAAGCAATTTGAAATGGAAGAGGCGGATCCCCGGGGCCAGCACTGTTCTAAATTCATAGCGTTTCTTTTTTGACAAGGTTATTAGACTGGCGTATCAGGGGAAAACCTTACACACAGTGCAGCTTGAGTCAGCAAGGATTCTGACGGCTTCTCACAAAATCCCGTGGACAAGATGGAGCTATGGGGGCCGGAGGAGAGCACATTTAGGAAAAATCAGAGCCAGAGAACAACAGTGCCCCAAAGGCACGGCTGAAGAATGGACTGACCTCAGCCTCGCACGAAGGACTCTGGCAGGGCGCCGCACACTCATGCGACGCTTGATTAGTAAGCTGGGGGTATCAAATGGGGAGGCCCCAAAATGGTCTGCACGACGGAATCAAGACTCACGGGATCTTGAAAGGCCAGAAGGCCAGAAAAGATGAAACTGATAAGGAATGAATGTGAAGCTCAGCATTCAGGTTTGAAAAGTCAAGGGTACAAACACAGAGGATGGAGGTTTAGCAGGAGTTCAGGTGAAGGAGGACCTGGAGGTTTCAGTTACCTATGAGCTAAAAGCACGTTAAGCAGCTTGGAAAGGAAGTGAGATCTCAGAGCACACAGCTCCTGAGATCTTTCCCACCTTCTTTCAATAAATAGGGAACGTCCACTCTCCTGGAGGCACTACAGAGAAAACAGAGCTCATCTATGCCAGGCGCCCACCTCGTCCACAGCCGTGTCCCCTTCAAACTGGTTCCACATGTTAAGAGGACTCTGAAGTCCCTTCTAGACCACAGGGTCTGTCTGATTCACAGCTGCATCTCTAGCACCTGGGACAATGCCTGACATGTAAAATACTGGCTGAATACAAAATGACAAGCTAACGAACAACTAGAGGAGGGTGATGAGGAGGGTGATGGTGAGAAGCTCACATCACACAAGGTAACTGAAGGATGTTCTGGCTAAAGATGAGATGACTTCGAGAATATGAAAATCCCCTTCAGATATCAGAAAGATCACAAGTGCTGTCAGGTGGAAAAGCGATTAGACTTACTCTGTCACCCCAGAGAATGAGCTGCATTACAGCCGGTGGGAGGAGTTACATGGAAACAGACCTCAGTTCTGCATAAGGAGAACTTTCTCGTAAACAGCTGCATGGCTTTGCAAAGCAATCAGACTCCAGCTGGATGCCCACCTGTCAGGGATGCTCCAGGGGAGATTCCTGTGTGGGACGGGGGAACGGAAGATGGGGTTTCCAGGGTTCTCTTCTTATCCAAGAGCCTAGGATGGCTAAGTAACGCCTTGCTTGTAACAAAGGGCTTGTAACAAAGCCCCCAGGCAGCCCAACCTCAGGCCAAGGATGAGAAGGAGGTTTCAATTTGTGTGTCATCTCTACCGACTGGCAGTGACAACGGCCTGGAAGGCAGTGTTAGGAAGGCCTGCTGGGCCGCATGGGGGCCGGGACCGAGAGCCAGGACTGATTAGCAACACCCACCATGAGCGGGGCTGGTGGCAAGAGGGCGACTGGTTTGCCGCTCCTTATCCAGAGCCCCTGGCGTGGTGGCCGGCTTCAGGCAGGTCAGTTTCCGGGCTCATCACTCGAGCCACGTCCCTACAGCAAGTCACCAGGACACCAGCAGGGAAGGGACCGGCTCAGTCAGTCTGCTGAGATCCTGGGACAGAGATGCGTCAGACAACACACATCTGCTCCCAAGGAGATAAACAACTACAACGTCCCAAAGACCTGGGGACAGCAGCAGCGTGGCGTTCAGCCAGTCACTTAACTGATCTATGTCTCACCTTCTTCAGCTGAAAAACAGGAATTGTAACTTCTGCAGCATGGAATTGCTCTAAAGATCAAAGTGAGAGACTGGATGTCTCATGAGCTGTGCAAGCCGAGGAGTCCCAAGTCCCAAGAACTTGGTCAACGTTTACCTTTACCGCCCACAGACCAGGAGGGGTGAGGGGCTGCAGGCAGTGCTGAGCAGACACGGAGAAGGCAAGGGAGCACCACGGAGGGTGCAGTGCAGAGGGCTCCTCTGGCTGGGGCCCGGGGTGTGAGGTGGTCAAGGTCAACGACGCACCTAGGGGGCCCCAGGACAGGGCCTGGGCTCCCTGTCCCCACCACCTCCAAAGCTGACCCCCACGACCGTATGGGAAGGTTTCCTAGGAAGCCGCAGGCCCATGGCCCCTGCAGGGCTGCCACACCCTCCAATCACCACACCAGTCAGCTGCTGTGACAGGGCCACTCCCCTGGCCTAACTGCTGCTTCTCCTCCCCTCGCCAGCCCTACCCCCGCACCCCCCAGCCGGTCCCCTGAACAGCTCTTGCTTTCCCCTTTATCTTCTCCACTCACTGGGGTAATTAAGAATGATCTGCTAATTATGCAGGTAGCTGATTGAGGCCTCCTAACCTTGGAAGGCACCAGGTGCGCTCAGCAGGGAGAAGAGGGGGCAGCGGGGAGACGAGGAAGGGcccaaggagaggaaggaggaagtgaggaggaggaggaagagtggggaggtggaaagggaggaaggggggaagaggggagaaaggaagaggacaggaagaagagaggaagggaagaagcctCGCAGAGGCCGAGTGGCCAGGCTGGGGCCGCGGAGAGGGCAAGTGACAACAGCCACCGCCCACGCCCGTCACAGTCTGCCCTGCTCCTGCCCCCCCTCTGCCCGTCATGGAAGTCGTGTGGAGCAGGGGACGTCTCTGGGCAGGTAACCTGGGGCTGGCTTCTCCCAGGTGATGATGGGCAGGTGAGGGCAGGTCTGCTAGGCAGGGGGACAAGCCAGGGAGGGGCTGCAAGGAGCGGGTCCCAGTGCCCGCAAGGGCCCTGCCATCCTGTCTCTGCGGGCTCTGCCCACCGGGCCGAGCAGGAGGAAGGAACCGGCTGGGGACGCTGACCTTCCACGCGCTCACCTGCCTGGGGGCACAGGCTCCGGTGGGGCTGAGGGGCTGGGCCTGCGCCTGAGCTGGGGGAGAGGCGGGGAGCAGAGACACCAAGCATTTCTTCGTCACCCGCCACCTCTCCTTCGCAAGAGGAGCACGTTCAAGGGGAGAGGCTCCGAGCTGGGGTCCCATCCCGCAGCAAAAGCCCGTGAGAACAGAGGCGCCCCTGCTGCAGAATGGGGGGCGGGGCTCGGCACTCCCCACTCCCTGTCGTCCCcaactcctccctccccttcatcCTGTTCCCAATCTGTCATCTCGTCCTGTCGTTATTCCATTTGCAGTGTCTCCTATCCGCCCCCCCTGCCTGCAGCCCCCCTGGACCACAGCCTCTCCCTGTCCACAGCGCGGCTCCCCTCCTCATCCCCTGGGATGGCTGCCTGATAAACCTTCCCCAGACGCTTCTGTCCCATCGCTTCCGGCTCAGGAACCTATCCGGGCTCCCAAAACCCTGGGCTCAAGCTCAAAGCCCCATCCAGCCGGGCGAAGCCCCCCGGCCCTGACTCACATGTCCCAGCTCTCCCCTCAGCCACATCCTCGTGCCCGCTCCTTCCACCAGGGACCGTCCCCAGCGCTGTAGGGACGTAAAGCAGCGAGAGAGGAGGGCTCCCGAGGGCACAGACACATGGAGGGCGGACTTTCAGCCCCCTCCTGCAGTGAAGGAGTGGACCTTCGGGACAGGCGGCACTCAGGTACTCAGGGCCCCGTGGCCCGGGGCGCACCACCCTCCAGTCAGGCCTCAAGCCTTTGGCACTCATTTCCGGGCCCCAGCGGAGGGCCCTCAGGCGGCGTTCCCCACCCCGAGTGGCCCCGTTCGCACCCCTCCTtcaggaggccttccctgacctcggGGAGCAGGCGCTGGTTTTCCTCTCTAGCATCTGCTCCCTCCTCGTTCTGTAGCAGCCTGCTTCCTATGGGGCCGCCATCGCTCCCACAGGCTCGGTCCCGCACTTTGGGTGGGGCTAAACCCAGGGCCTGGGGGTAAGGCATGTGACCAAGGTCTGAGCCAGCTGCTGTGTCACCCTCCCCGCCACCCCGGCCCCAGCCACTGGCTCTGGGACGGCCATGAGATCCAGGCCAGGCCAGTGGGAGGGCGGGGCTTCCGAGGGAACGCTGCTGCAGAGGAAGACATTCTTTCCTGCTGGACCTGAGCCTGAGTATGAACTCTGGGCCTACTGGTTACCTTGCAAGAGCGAGGCCTGTCTGGGAATGGGGTCAACCCAGAAGCAGCGAGCAGGGATGGGATGAAAGCAAAACCAGGCCCTGATGACAGCATTTAGCCCTGCAGCTCCAAAGGCTGCTCTATGAACTGGTTACTTCTGCTTATTGGTCTGGGGAGTCTGACTGATAAATGTGCTGCCAgttgtctctctctcctctaggCCCCTAGGAGCTCACACAGTTCATGCTACGCGGCTCAGAATCAGCTCAGATGGCTGTTTTCCCACCCTAGACGACGTCCCTGAGGACAGGAACCCCATGCCACACACCATTAGTATCCCTCTGACCTGAATGCTGGGCACGTGGTGGGGGATCAATGGGGGGACCTGGAACCCAGCAGTGAGGGGAGCCTGGACGCAGGTACCAGGCTCCTGGGAGCATCCTACCATACCTGGGCCATGCCGAGCCTATGTTCAACCAACTTGCCACTCCCTCCCCATGAGATGGCCGTCCTGCCCTCCGCTCACCCCATCCAGGGGCAGAGGAACGTGAAAATGTCCACTGGTGCCAATCaccaggaagggaaaggaaagtatGCTAAAAATCCAGTGCTCCCCTTACAGAAAGGCAAGCATGCAGGCACAGTCCTGGTGAGGAAACACAAGTACTTCTGATGGACTGTTTCTGGCATCCGTTTCAATCACGAGGTGTGAGGTGGCCATAATATGGGACCAATGGCTCTTAAAGGCCTGTGTCCTCTGGCTTACATGTTCCTTGGGCATATTTAGCACAAAAATTAGCACAGAAGGGGCACCTAACACTTTCTATAACTACTGATAGCAGGTTAATGGAGGGCCAGAATAGGCAGCAGATGAGCAGAGATGATGTCACCAGATCATAGGAaggaacatttactgaatgcttactatatgccaggcacttcaATTCCTTTGCACGTTTCAATTCATTTCATCTTAACAACAGTTCTCTGAGGAAGGTACCATTATTACTGACAATTTATAGATGGGAACACTGAGACTTAgcgaggttaagtaacttgcccgaggtTACAGAGCAAGCAAATGGGGAAGCCAGATTGGAGCCCAGGGAGTCTGCTCCAGAGTCAACCCCCTTAACTACTTCGGGGCACCGCCCTCGGGTACATTTACATCTGGGATAGGCTTGAGGCAGGCAGGTGCATTAGTGGGCAACTCTGCGGCAAAAGTCAGGTGGATCTAATGTTTGGACTGTGTCCAGCTGCAGACAGTGACTCCACTGTATGCCCCCAGTGGGGAAGGCTTCTGGGAAGAGGCGGAATTCCAGCTGGTGGGGGAGGAGACTGCATGCTGCAGCGGTCGGGGTTCCTGGTCTGGGGTACAAGCAGGGGACGGTGTGGGAGACCTGACTAGGGGAGGGACCTGAGTCAGGCAGTCAAATACTCCAGCCTTCAGGGGGCACGGTGTGGGCGCCCAGGAAGGAGAAGCTCTAGGCCCCTCTCGGCTTGCTCATGGCCAGAGAAAGACAGGACCCGTATACAGGACAGAgggttgaatgagtgaatacacTCAGGTCAGTGGTGGCACACAGTTAATGTGACGCAGATATTAGTtgttacaaaaatattaaaaataggttTTCCCACAATTGTAATTAACTAACATGCAATTAATCAATTAGAGTCTGTCTCTGCTCCTGGAGTATATCCTCTGGCTGGGCAGAGATGCTGCCTTAGTCGTTGCTGTAACTAAAGAGAGTAGCACAGAGCCCTGCACACAAGAAGTGCTGGATGAATATTCGCTGACTGCGGGAATAAGCGAAGGAACAGGGCCCCCCAGTGGGGGAACAGCATGAGCTGGGAGAGCTGCACCACCGCTGGGCGGATGCACAGGGAACCCAGGGGCCAAGAGGGACAGGAGGTAGTGAGCTCTTATGATAACATTAGAAGCTGGGCACCCAGCCTGGCCCCTTGGGCACAAGAAAGCCAGCTGGGTCGCCCTCAGGACCAAGAATCACCAAAAGGGGTGCTCTGAGAGGGTGCATTCTGGGATTGGAGAGACGACTGCCCAGCGCAGGGAGCAGCCCCTGATCAGGTGAGGGCGGTAGCAGCACCCACCTGCTGAAGATGTCTCCGGAGACCTTCTGTAGGTGCTGCAGGGCATCCGCCACCTGCTGGATGGCCTCCTCTCGCCGCAGGTCTGGCTGTATGAGGGGCACCGCGTAGGTCTGATCGGCCAATGGACGCTGGGTCCCCGTGGGGGTCATGGTGCCTGGGGGTGGGAACTGAGCATCAGGACGACCCGCACACCCACCTGCCACGGGGCAAGGTGACGGGCACACAGCGCCCCGCCCAGCGGTCTGCATGGGGCGGGtcgggggggaggcggggggacaCAGCACTGGGTGGGAGGCTGGGAGCTCACAGGAGCTGGTGTTCTTGTTGGGTGAACGAGGGAGGGAAGTTGCTAAGGACCAGAGACTGATGTGAAGCATTCAGAGGAGGTGCAACACGGACTGGCTGCCGGAAGGCGCTTGGAACCCAGCTAggcaccccttccccacctcatCTCACTTCAACCTCCAAAGCCTGGATGAACAAGAAAGAAACCCTGgctgcagagtgaaaaagagGGAAGGGTTTGGGGGGAAAGTTGCCTGTGTCAACTGCCAAACGGTACCTGGGTCTGGGAAAGCACAGACAACGTGGACTCGAGCGTCCTT includes the following:
- the WASHC1 gene encoding WASH complex subunit 1 isoform X4, which translates into the protein MTPTGTQRPLADQTYAVPLIQPDLRREEAIQQVADALQHLQKVSGDIFSRISQRVELSRSQLQAIGKRVSLAQAKIEKIKGSKKAIKVFSSAKYPAPERLQEYSSIFTGAQDPGLQRRARHRVQSKHRPLDELALQEKLKYFPVCVSTKPEPEDEAEEGLGGLPSNISSVSSLLLFNTTENLYKKYVFLDPLAGAVTKTHVMLGAETEEKLFDAPLSISKREQLERQVPENYFYVPDLGQVPEIDVPSYLPDLPGVADDLMYSADLGPGIAPSAPGTIPELPAFHTEVAEPFKPEDGVLAVPPPPPPPPPAPALLVSALPPPPPAQTVAPLGQPAREDDSGGVSPSVQGAPKEVVEPSSGRATLLESIRQAGGIGKAKLRSVKERKLEKKKQKQQEQVRATSQGGDLMSDLFNKLAMRRKGISGKGPGPGASEGPGGAFARMSDSIPPLPPLQPAPGEEDEDDWES
- the WASHC1 gene encoding WASH complex subunit 1 isoform X3; this encodes MPEAPITRGTMTPTGTQRPLADQTYAVPLIQPDLRREEAIQQVADALQHLQKVSGDIFSRISQRVELSRSQLQAIGKRVSLAQAKIEKIKGSKKAIKVFSSAKYPAPERLQEYSSIFTGAQDPGLQRRARHRVQSKHRPLDELALQEKLKYFPVCVSTKPEPEDEAEEGLGGLPSNISSVSSLLLFNTTENLYKKYVFLDPLAGAVTKTHVMLGAETEEKLFDAPLSISKREQLERQVPENYFYVPDLGQVPEIDVPSYLPDLPGVADDLMYSADLGPGIAPSAPGTIPELPAFHTEVAEPFKPEDGVLAVPPPPPPPPPAPALLVSALPPPPPAQTVAPLGQPAREDDSGGVSPSVQGAPKEVVEPSSGRATLLESIRQAGGIGKAKLRSVKERKLEKKKQKQQEQVRATSQGGDLMSDLFNKLAMRRKGISGKGPGPGASEGPGGAFARMSDSIPPLPPLQPAPGEEDEDDWES
- the WASHC1 gene encoding WASH complex subunit 1 isoform X1; this translates as MLHISLWSLATSLPRSPNKNTSSCTMTPTGTQRPLADQTYAVPLIQPDLRREEAIQQVADALQHLQKVSGDIFSRISQRVELSRSQLQAIGKRVSLAQAKIEKIKGSKKAIKVFSSAKYPAPERLQEYSSIFTGAQDPGLQRRARHRVQSKHRPLDELALQEKLKYFPVCVSTKPEPEDEAEEGLGGLPSNISSVSSLLLFNTTENLYKKYVFLDPLAGAVTKTHVMLGAETEEKLFDAPLSISKREQLERQVPENYFYVPDLGQVPEIDVPSYLPDLPGVADDLMYSADLGPGIAPSAPGTIPELPAFHTEVAEPFKPEDGVLAVPPPPPPPPPAPALLVSALPPPPPAQTVAPLGQPAREDDSGGVSPSVQGAPKEVVEPSSGRATLLESIRQAGGIGKAKLRSVKERKLEKKKQKQQEQVRATSQGGDLMSDLFNKLAMRRKGISGKGPGPGASEGPGGAFARMSDSIPPLPPLQPAPGEEDEDDWES
- the WASHC1 gene encoding WASH complex subunit 1 isoform X2, giving the protein MLHISLWSLATSLPRSPNKNTSSCTMTPTGTQRPLADQTYAVPLIQPDLRREEAIQQVADALQHLQKVSGDIFSRISQRVELSRSQLQAIGKRVSLAQAKIEKIKGSKKAIKVFSSAKYPAPERLQEYSSIFTGAQDPGLQRRARHRVQSKHRPLDELALQEKLKYFPVCVSTKPEPEDEAEEGLGGLPSNISSVSSLLLFNTTENLYKKYVFLDPLAGAVTKTHVMLGAETEEKLFDAPLSISKREQLERQVPENYFYVPDLGQVPEIDVPSYLPDLPGVADDLMYSADLGPGIAPSAPGTIPELPAFHTEVAEPFKPDGVLAVPPPPPPPPPAPALLVSALPPPPPAQTVAPLGQPAREDDSGGVSPSVQGAPKEVVEPSSGRATLLESIRQAGGIGKAKLRSVKERKLEKKKQKQQEQVRATSQGGDLMSDLFNKLAMRRKGISGKGPGPGASEGPGGAFARMSDSIPPLPPLQPAPGEEDEDDWES